The proteins below come from a single Argentina anserina chromosome 1, drPotAnse1.1, whole genome shotgun sequence genomic window:
- the LOC126794214 gene encoding F-box protein CPR1-like: protein MVPTMKKIQTQKWVMEGNYFPEDIIGTILSKLPVKDVIRCSAVCRSWYSLVRNPTLIQTHLKNQNTAGDLHLLASRQSTDLCWINPAGSFGQCFRLEHPFYNKRNISWGKDLQSEVVGTCNGVVCIAVSSFYIDPCPPVILWNPSIRKFGILPSPNRAVFYRYESIKFCYDSRIDDYKVVRIVTEPGCKIEVEVWSLTRGTWKSLSNVPADFAPFASDMAFVNGAHHWVQHHWTREEENPVVSVVALDMADESFRNVRIRQGSWRDFPPMISRYHGDGDQLWLTLFEIQGNSSFDLWVMKEYGVFDSWTKLFNVRLLGSPDEEPCIEPFGVTKSGQVVVKMGRDGELNSMQVYDPEDKQFRDFGNHGCSCYLMDSFVESLVLLDQTNVYSY, encoded by the coding sequence ATGGTTCCGACGATGAAGAAGATTCAAACCCAAAAGTGGGTAATGGAAGGCAACTACTTCCCTGAAGACATCATAGGCACAATCCTGTCGAAGCTGCCCGTCAAAGACGTGATCAGATGCAGCGCCGTGTGCAGATCGTGGTACTCCCTCGTCAGAAACCCTACCTTAATTCAAACCCACCTCAAGAATCAAAACACCGCCGGCGACCTCCACCTACTCGCCTCCCGCCAATCAACCGACTTGTGTTGGATTAACCCTGCAGGTTCATTCGGTCAGTGTTTCAGACTCGAACATCCATTTTACAACAAGAGAAATATTAGTTGGGGCAAAGATTTGCAATCCGAAGTGGTCGGAACTTGTAACGGCGTCGTATGCATTGCTGTTTCCTCATTCTACATTGATCCCTGCCCTCCTGTAATTCTCTGGAATCCATCCATTAGAAAATTTGGGATTCTGCCTAGTCCTAATCGTGCCGTTTTCTACCGGTATGAAAGCATTAAGTTCTGCTATGATTCTCGTATTGATGATTATAAAGTTGTGAGAATCGTCACGGAGCCCGGTTGCAAAATTGAGGTTGAGGTTTGGTCCTTAACCAGAGGTACCTGGAAAAGTCTTAGTAATGTTCCTGCTGATTTCGCCCCTTTTGCAAGTGACATGGCTTTTGTCAATGGTGCCCATCACTGGGTTCAACATCACTGGACAAGGGAGGAGGAGAACCCCGTTGTTTCTGTGGTGGCATTGGATATGGCTGATGAATCATTTCGGAATGTCAGGATTCGACAAGGGTCTTGGAGAGACTTTCCACCCATGATTTCGAGGTACCATGGTGACGGGGATCAGCTCTGGCTTACCTTATTTGAGATTCAGGGGAACTCTTCTTTCGACTTGTGGGTGATGAAAGAGTATGGTGTGTTCGATTCGTGGACAAAGTTGTTCAATGTGCGTCTGCTAGGATCTCCGGATGAAGAACCTTGTATTGAGCCATTTGGTGTTACAAAGAGCGGTCAGGTGGTGGTCAAAATGGGTCGAGACGGAGAGCTCAATTCGATGCAGGTTTATGATCCTGAGGACAAACAGTTTAGAGATTTTGGAAATCATGGGTGCAGTTGCTACTTGATGGATTCTTTTGTGGAGAGTCTTGTCTTACTTGACCAAACCAATGTTTACTCGTACTGA